One part of the Mycolicibacterium aromaticivorans JS19b1 = JCM 16368 genome encodes these proteins:
- a CDS encoding nitroreductase/quinone reductase family protein: MADSERIRPPWWLKPMNKIFMAAMRLGLTSFGGESPIVLTVPGRTSGKPRSTPITPFTVDGKRYVVGGFPGADWVRNARAAGVVTLTTGRRSEAVRIVELPAEEARPLLRAFPVLVPTGVSFMKNAGLVTEGKPEEFEALAGRCAVFRFDPLSNGVHNP; encoded by the coding sequence ATGGCCGACTCCGAGCGCATCAGGCCGCCCTGGTGGCTCAAGCCCATGAACAAGATCTTCATGGCGGCGATGCGTCTGGGCCTGACCTCCTTCGGCGGCGAATCGCCGATCGTGCTGACCGTTCCCGGTCGCACATCGGGCAAGCCGCGCTCGACTCCGATCACCCCGTTCACCGTCGACGGCAAGCGCTACGTGGTGGGCGGCTTCCCCGGCGCGGACTGGGTGCGCAACGCCCGCGCCGCCGGCGTCGTCACCCTGACCACGGGCCGGCGCAGCGAAGCGGTGCGCATCGTCGAGCTGCCCGCCGAGGAGGCACGCCCTCTGCTGCGGGCGTTCCCCGTCCTCGTTCCCACCGGGGTCAGCTTCATGAAGAACGCCGGGCTGGTCACCGAGGGCAAGCCCGAAGAGTTCGAGGCGCTGGCCGGCCGCTGTGCGGTTTTCCGATTCGATCCCCTGAGCAATGGAGTTCACAACCCTTGA
- a CDS encoding HAD family hydrolase, protein MPVHAVLFDFSGTLFRLEEDDRWFAGMELIDEDGRRAVDEHAQAELMERLTHPTGGSVTRTEEAQRAWVNRDLAPALHREAYLHALTDAGLAADHAETLYQRAVDPASWLPYPDTVEVLRSLRTQGLRTGIVSNIAFDIRPAFRTAGADADEFVLSFEVGAVKPDPRIFEIALQRLGVAGDEALMVGDSEENDGAARQLGCDFILVDPLPVAERPSMLLDAMRERGISS, encoded by the coding sequence ATGCCTGTGCACGCTGTGCTGTTCGACTTCTCCGGCACCCTGTTTCGTCTCGAGGAGGACGACCGTTGGTTCGCGGGGATGGAGCTGATCGACGAGGACGGCCGGCGTGCCGTCGATGAGCACGCGCAAGCCGAGTTGATGGAGCGTCTCACCCACCCCACCGGCGGCTCGGTGACGAGAACGGAAGAGGCGCAGCGAGCCTGGGTCAACCGTGACCTCGCCCCCGCTCTGCACCGGGAGGCCTACCTGCACGCGCTGACCGACGCCGGCCTTGCGGCCGACCACGCCGAAACGCTCTATCAGCGGGCCGTCGACCCTGCGTCGTGGTTGCCCTACCCCGACACCGTCGAGGTGTTGCGATCGCTTCGGACGCAGGGCCTGCGCACCGGCATCGTGTCCAACATCGCCTTCGACATCCGGCCCGCGTTCCGCACCGCCGGCGCGGACGCCGACGAGTTCGTGCTGTCCTTCGAAGTCGGTGCGGTCAAACCCGATCCGCGGATCTTCGAGATCGCACTGCAGAGACTCGGCGTAGCGGGCGACGAGGCGCTGATGGTCGGTGACAGCGAGGAGAACGACGGCGCCGCGCGCCAGCTCGGCTGCGACTTCATCCTGGTCGATCCGCTGCCGGTCGCCGAGCGCCCGAGCATGCTCCTCGATGCGATGCGCGAACGAGGCATCAGCTCGTGA